CCCGCATCTGAAGGTTCAACACCGCTACAACATCCCTATCCATCGTTAACCCGCATTCTTCGCACTTCATTATCCTGCCCAGATAGGAAGCCATACTTCCAGAGCAGGCTGGGCAAGTTTTAGATGAGTTGGCTGGGCTAACGTACTTTACTGGTAGGTTAAGCCATTTAAGCTTGTATTCAAGCATAAACTGGAATGTTCTTGCGTTCCACTTTGAGAGCTTTCTGTTATTTTTCCTTGAGCCGTTAAGAATTCGCCCCTTTACACCTTTCAGGTTTTCAAGTATTGCTCCGCAGTTCTTCTCCTTGAGCTCCCTCGCAATCTGCGTGGTTAACTTATGCATGAAGTCCTTGGCTCTATTCCCCTCACGTCTAGAGTACTTCTCTAATAGTCTCTTTGATGTATTGGGCTTAATCTTAGATAACTTTTGTATCCTCTGTCTTTTAACCTCATAGACTCTATGAATGTGGTAAAGCCCCCTCAAGTCATAGCGCTTAACCTCACCATCTATGAAAGCTGTTATGTTCGTCAGGTTCACATCGAAGGAAGCCCACTTATCAGCCTTGGGCTCAACCCTCTTCTTAACCGTAATTATCAACTCACTTTCAGTCATAAGTAGTCCACCGACTTTATCAAAGTCTCTTGGAATCCACGAACACTTACTCAAGTCAACCTCAAGATAACGTTTGTTCGGTTCAATGCTTACCTTCAGTATGCTATCTCTGAAGCTGAAAAGCGTGCTCTTGATGTAAACGGTTTTTTTAGTTATCTCAGGCTTACCTTCGCCCTCCCCCTATTATATAATGTTATCCAGCCTTTAACAAGCCCTATGACAGAGTTCATTGCTGAATCAACGTAATGCTTTGAGTATTTCCACTCCCGTAGCAGTTCATCCCTAAGCTCTCTCCTATCCTCAGCTTTCAAGTTAAGGTGAGCCTTCTCGGAAATTTTAACGTGTGAGAATATTGCATCTAAAGCCTTCTGCTTAACTTTGAAGTATTCTTCGATTAAATCTTTTGGAGCCTCTACTGGGATCCTGTAGCTTTTAACTGCCTCCATAATCTCTCAACTTCGCTCCTCGGGTAGCGGAGCTTGCCAGTTGGGAGTTTAACTGCTCTAATAATGCCCCTCTTCTGCCACTTCCAGAGCGTTTTAACTGAGATACCGAACTTCTTTGCGACATCTTTTGGTCTAAGTAGTTCTTCTTCCATCAAAGAGTTAATAGAGTTAAACAAATATTTAAACCTATCTATTCCAAAACTGTTGACCACGGCTACTAACTAGGCTTAATATTCTTAATATAACCCTGTTCAACTAACTTTCTAACCTCATCCTTAGTATAATAATGAACTATATCACCACGAGTCTTAGGCTGAAAATCCCAAGGCGCAACTAACACATAATCACCCTCTCTAATCCAAACCTTCTTCTTAAACCTACCAGGTATACGACATACCCGTATTTCTAAATCATCACACTTCACCTTAACTCTATCATAACCAAGCAACTGAACAACAATACCTACAACCTCTCCCTCCGCAGGCACCCGCAACTCCTCACTAGACGACCCATCATTCGCACTCATATTAACTATAATACAGAAACACACATATATTATTTACCTAAATCCAGCAAGAAATCTTAAGGTTTTAACTTGTCGGATGAATCGTCAATGAGCTTAAATACGAATTATTTTGAACTGTAATGAACATAACTCGTCTTCTAAAGAGTTCAATTACTGAAGAGGTCAGGAGTTTTTCCTGCCAAAGTAGGAGAATATCAAAGAAGAATCTAAAATCCACCAAGAGGTTTTATATTTTTTATTACGAGATAATTATTTTTATAGTTGTGTTGAACATTCAAGACATCAGAAAAACCTGTCAGAACAAAGGGGGAATCATGCATTATTTAAAAATTAGCAGATGTTACTTAATCTTCCGTGATTCTTAGTAAGATCGTGTGTCGTGCTATTCTCTTTCCTCCTTTTATTTTAACTAATTTTCTTGTTTCTGTTATGTTTCCGCCAAATTGTCTCTTGAGCTCTTTGGTCACTCTTACAGCCTCATTGTATGACGAAAAGTAGAAATCCACACCATTATCGACCTCTTTTTGGTCTATAAGCCTATAATCACGACCTGATTTGTATGCTTTTTCAAGCGACTTAGAAACCGTTAAATATAGTAAGTTCATCTCCTCTCTATCAATGTGACCGCGCACTTGTAGTACAGCTTCATAATTGCCAGAAATTTCATTCAAACACCTATCACATATTTTATGCTTTACATCAATGTACATGTAAATATCACGATTTATAACTACATTATAACCATGTAACTTTATCTTAACACGAGCATCGATTCTATTATTGCCAGCACGTTTTATAAAATCTTCTACATCACCATCAAACTCTACATCTATTATTGAATCTTCCGCATCTATTTTAATGTTGGACAATACCATAGATTTGAAATCATTTTTTAATAACAATATATTGCTAGAGCGCCTCCAGGAACCTTTATAAAGATGATCACCACATATTGGACAAACAGTAAAATGAACCCTCCTTTCTTTGAACGTAAGAATTTTTCTCTCATGGAGAAAACAATCTAGGCATATCCCCCTGTATATTAAAACTCCTTCACTCCTGCCACAAACAAGGCACTTTTCCTGCACATGATTTCTTACTAAACACAAAGATATAAACTTCATTAGTTATTAAAGATGAACATGCAATATATTATGTTTAAATTTGCTTGAAAGCTGTGATAATGTATCGATATCCAAACGTTTTAAACCATGAGTTCCCAATAAAGCCATCATTAGCACCTAGTACAAGATATTATTTCTTTTGACACTCTCATCGACTAAAGTCGGGAAGTTCTACTTCAGCTCCGTGCTTCATCATACCGAGTCAGAACTGAAGTTCTAGGCTTTCTTGTTAAATTATTTGTAAAGTTCTATAAAGTTAAGAACCTGGTCTTTAAATACAGTTTCACTTCTTAGATCTATAAACCTTTTCTCCTTTCTTCCGAGCCTAGGTATGGTTTCTTTTGGTACAATAAAAATTTGATCTGCAGAAATCCATGTATACGCGCGTAACCTTGACAAGACTTGGGATTTGATTTGATCCGTATCACCAAAATTAAGCTCTAAAAATACTAGCACTTTATCTACACCTACTTCATCTTTTAATACAACATACATATAATGATATATTTCTGGCATTCCCATAAGAGCCTCCTCAACAGCAAAAGGGCTAATCAAAGTACCTTTAATTTTAACCAACTCGTCCAGTCTATATTTAGGCGGCATAACACATACAAAAACAGATCCACATCCACAATCACTGCCAAGCACTACTGAACAATCTCTGCTACGAAATCTAATTGCCACAGTGCCTCTACGTGTAAGTGTCGTAAAGACAAGTTCTCCACGTTCACCAAAATCAAGATCCTCACCAGTATTAGGATCAATAACCTCGACAATAGTATGATCCTCAGGCCAGTGCACACCTCTACCGGCTTCACATTCAGCACCGCTGCCAGCTTCGGTAAGACCATAGCCTACTCTAACCTCAATATTCCACTCTCTTTCCAACCTCTGCCTCACACTCTTAGGAAATGGTTCTCCAAGTGCATATGCTCTTCTAAGTGAACTTTTTCTGGGGTCTTTACCAGTAATCGTCTCATAAGATTTAGCTAACTTTAACATATACTGCGGTATTCCTATCATCACAGTAGGTTTGAAAATTTCAATCAGCCTCACATGCTGTTCTGCAGAGGGTAATTTTCCAGCTGGTATTACAGTAGCGCCTATTTGAACTGCAGCCTCATGGATCATCGTACCTGCAAAGAATAATCCATAAGGTGTTATATTAAGTATTATATCACCTTTATGAATACCAGCAGTAAGTAAATTGCGTTTTTCTTGCTCTGTTTGTATTCTCACATCACTGTGAGTAAAACCGACTATAGTTGGTATTCCTGAAGTCCCGGACGTTATATGCCACTCAGCAATTTTCTTATCAACGATTGGCCCCCAATAATCTTTCACAAAATCTTCCTTAGAAGTAAAAGGTAATTTACGTAGATCGCTAAGAGACTTAATGTCATCAGGCGTTACACCAGATTTTTTGAATAATTCATGATAAAACGAACTTTTCTTATAAGCTAATCTTACGATCTCTCTAAGACGACGTTCTTGTAAAGATTTTAGATCATTTTTACTTAACGTTATCATAAATCTTCTATTATATATTAGAGATTCTGACTGAAAAGGATTACTATTCAAGCGGCATTAATTCTATTTGAATTCCTGTCTGCCTGCTAATTCTGTCAATCTTTTTCCTTGTCTTACCAATAACCATTGGCATGTACTCAGGAGGTATTTTAATGAGCATTTTGTTC
This genomic interval from Thermoprotei archaeon contains the following:
- a CDS encoding transposase → MSKCSWIPRDFDKVGGLLMTESELIITVKKRVEPKADKWASFDVNLTNITAFIDGEVKRYDLRGLYHIHRVYEVKRQRIQKLSKIKPNTSKRLLEKYSRREGNRAKDFMHKLTTQIARELKEKNCGAILENLKGVKGRILNGSRKNNRKLSKWNARTFQFMLEYKLKWLNLPVKYVSPANSSKTCPACSGSMASYLGRIMKCEECGLTMDRDVVAVLNLQMRGIGFSQRALNELIEREGLSRNKSNNSLCIPT
- a CDS encoding helix-turn-helix domain-containing protein gives rise to the protein MEEELLRPKDVAKKFGISVKTLWKWQKRGIIRAVKLPTGKLRYPRSEVERLWRQLKATGSQ
- a CDS encoding translation initiation factor aIF-1A; amino-acid sequence: MSANDGSSSEELRVPAEGEVVGIVVQLLGYDRVKVKCDDLEIRVCRIPGRFKKKVWIREGDYVLVAPWDFQPKTRGDIVHYYTKDEVRKLVEQGYIKNIKPS
- a CDS encoding NMD3-related protein — its product is MQEKCLVCGRSEGVLIYRGICLDCFLHERKILTFKERRVHFTVCPICGDHLYKGSWRRSSNILLLKNDFKSMVLSNIKIDAEDSIIDVEFDGDVEDFIKRAGNNRIDARVKIKLHGYNVVINRDIYMYIDVKHKICDRCLNEISGNYEAVLQVRGHIDREEMNLLYLTVSKSLEKAYKSGRDYRLIDQKEVDNGVDFYFSSYNEAVRVTKELKRQFGGNITETRKLVKIKGGKRIARHTILLRITED
- a CDS encoding AMP-binding protein; its protein translation is MITLSKNDLKSLQERRLREIVRLAYKKSSFYHELFKKSGVTPDDIKSLSDLRKLPFTSKEDFVKDYWGPIVDKKIAEWHITSGTSGIPTIVGFTHSDVRIQTEQEKRNLLTAGIHKGDIILNITPYGLFFAGTMIHEAAVQIGATVIPAGKLPSAEQHVRLIEIFKPTVMIGIPQYMLKLAKSYETITGKDPRKSSLRRAYALGEPFPKSVRQRLEREWNIEVRVGYGLTEAGSGAECEAGRGVHWPEDHTIVEVIDPNTGEDLDFGERGELVFTTLTRRGTVAIRFRSRDCSVVLGSDCGCGSVFVCVMPPKYRLDELVKIKGTLISPFAVEEALMGMPEIYHYMYVVLKDEVGVDKVLVFLELNFGDTDQIKSQVLSRLRAYTWISADQIFIVPKETIPRLGRKEKRFIDLRSETVFKDQVLNFIELYK